The segment CGAAGTCACGATCGGCGTCGTCGGCAAATATGTCGGCCTGGCCGATGCCTATAAGTCGCTCAACGAAGCGTTGGTCCATGGCGGCATCGCCAACCGCGTGAAGGTGAAGGTCCGCTGGATCGACGCCGAGCTGTTCGAAAAGGACGAAGAAGATATCGCGGCAGCGCTTGAGCCCTGCCACGCCATTCTCGTCCCCGGAGGCTTTGGTGAGCGCGGTTCGGAAGGCAAGATCGCGAGCATCAAGTTCGCGCGTGAACGCAATGTGCCGTTTTTCGGCATCTGCCTCGGCATGCAGATGGCCTGCATCGAAGGCGCGCGGAACACCGCGGGCATCGCCAAGGCGTCGACCACCGAATTCGGCCCCACCGAAGAGCCCGTTGTCGGCCTCATCACCGAGTGGGAAAATGCCGAGGGCCGGCAGCTGCGCGAAGCGGGGGGCGATCTGGGCGGCACGATGCGCCTCGGCGCCTATCCTGCGTCGCTCACCGGCAACAGCCATGTCGCGACGATCTATGGCGGCACCGACATCAGCGAGCGGCATCGCCACCGCTATGAGGTGAACGTCCATTACCGCGATGCGCTTGAAAAGGGTGGGCTCGTCTTTTCGGGCATGTCGCCGGACGGCGCGCTCCCCGAAATCGTCGAGCGCCCGGATCATCCGTGGTTCGTCGGCGTTCAGTTCCACCCTGAACTCAAGTCGAAGCCGTTCGATCCGCATCCGCTGTTCGCAAGCTTCATTGAAGCCGCCGTGAAGCAGAGCCGACTGGTCTGATCCGACGGTGAAGAAAATCGGGCCGGTATGGGCATCCTTCGGGGTGTCCATACCGGCCTTTTTCTTTAAGGGGGTGACAGGACGTCTCCAATAGGCTTTTGAAGGCAATTCCAAAGGCATGCGGAGCGTCTTCATGAATGCCGATCAACTGGCGACAATCCTCCCGCAACATTCGATTTTCGCATCGGCCAGTGCCGCCGAACTCGAAGCCATTCTCGCGCGCGGCATGCTCGTCAAATTCGCCAAGGGCACCGACATCGTCCGCCAGGGCGATGAAGGCGATGCGCTTGTCATCCTCCTGTCGGGACGCGCACGCATCTCGATGATCGCCAGCAACGGCCGCGAAATCGTGCTCGATTATGCTGAGCCGGGCGCCGTGATCGGTGAAATCGCACTGCTTGACGGGGGGGAGCGCACCGCGACGGCCACGGCGATCGACGATGCGTCAGGGCTTCGCCTTGCTCGGGATAGCTTCGAAGCGGTCGTCGCCGCGCATAGCGGGCTTGCCATCCGAATCATGCGCGAACTCGCGCTGCGCCTGCGCCAGGCCAATGCCACGATCGAGAGCGACCGTGCGTTGACGGCCGGGCCGCGTCTTGCGCGCTTTCTGGTCCGGCTATGCGACGGGCAGGATCTCAGCGGTCATTTGCGCCTCGATCTCAGCCAGAGCGAACTGGGCATGTTCGCGGGCATGTCGCGTGAACAGATCAACCGCCAGCTTGGCGCTTGGGCCGATACCGGGGTGATTGCGCTGGAGGGTGGGCGTATCCGTATCGTCGACGGGCAGGCGCTCACCGATATCGCCGAGGCGCTTGATTGAAAAGAAAACGCCCGGGTGTTTGGCCCGGGCGTTTTCCTGGTGATACGGGTCAGGCGGCGTCGCGATGGGCTGTGATCTGCTCCACGTCCGCGGGCGCACCGGCGGAAATGGCAATCTTCTGGGGCTTCATCGCCTCGGGGATTTCGCGAACCAGATCGATCGTCAGCAAACCGTCCTGCAGCGAAGCGGCTTCGACGCG is part of the Sphingomonas sp. C3-2 genome and harbors:
- a CDS encoding Crp/Fnr family transcriptional regulator, with protein sequence MNADQLATILPQHSIFASASAAELEAILARGMLVKFAKGTDIVRQGDEGDALVILLSGRARISMIASNGREIVLDYAEPGAVIGEIALLDGGERTATATAIDDASGLRLARDSFEAVVAAHSGLAIRIMRELALRLRQANATIESDRALTAGPRLARFLVRLCDGQDLSGHLRLDLSQSELGMFAGMSREQINRQLGAWADTGVIALEGGRIRIVDGQALTDIAEALD